The genome window CAAATCAAAAAATTTCAGAGAAAACTGTTGCCCAAAGCGGAAATTACATAACTCTTTATATGATTGGAATTGTCATTACATGGGCAATGCTATGTTTCTATGGACATGACCCATTTAAAAGTTTATTCGATACTGTTTCATTACAAGGAAACGTAGGACTAAGTCTTGGAATAATCGGAACCAATTTAGAAACACCATTAAAAGCCCTTTGTATATTTAATATGTGGATTGGAAGACTTGAAATATACCCTGTTTTAATTACTATAAGAGCTTTTCTTGAAATATTTAAAAGATAAGTTTATTAAATATTAAAATAAATATTGATTATTAATATTTTTATGAGAGGTTATAATGTACATTATTATTATGGGGGGAGGTCGTGTTGGACTTTCTCTTGCTAATTTATTGATTGAAGATGGGTTTGATATTACTTTAATTGAAAATGATGAGTCACTATGTGCAGAAGTTGCAGCAGAACTTGATGCGCTTGTAATATGTGGAAATGGTACTAGTTCAAAGTTACTTGAAGAAACTAATATTGAAGATGCTGATTATTTTGTAGCAACAACAGGTAATGATGAAGCAAACTTATTATCCTGTATTTTAGTTAAAAAGTACAATGTTCCGAATATTATAGCCAGAGTAAGCAATCCAGACCATGAAGAAGCATTTAAAGCTGTTGGGATTAATAATGTAATTAGTCCAGAAATAACTGCTGCAGGATATTTAGAAAAGCTAGTTACAAGACCTAATGTCGCTGATTTAATAACACTAGGTGAAGGTGATGGTGAAATCATTGAAATGACAATAACTAATAAAAAAATTGTTGGAAAACGCATTGAAGAAATCTCACCAACAAAAGATTACATTATAATCTCAATTAATGAAAATGGAAAAATAGAAATACCTCAAAAAGACCATGTAATAGCCCGTGGTGAGAAAGTTTCTGTTCTTGTTAAAAGAGGCGCATTTAACAAATTATCTAAAAAACTTGAAGGATAATTTTTAAACATTGGAATTATTAAAACAATCCAATTTTCAACCCATTACTTAAAATCTTATTTCGAATATTTTTCTATTAAATTTAAAATGAATAAAATATATTTTTTAAAAATCCATGTTTTTTCACATAAATTTTTAAACCAACATACATCATCATGAGTCAATGTTTTTAATAGTGTAATACTTAGCAAATATATGATCGGACAAATAACTATCCCAATTAATAACCCTATTGAATTATCTGGTAACAGTAATGCAGGTATTACCATTATAATTGAAGAAATCAAAATTTTAAGTAGAAATTTATAAGGAGGATTCGTTTTTGTTATTTTAAATTGTATTAAAAACATTGGAATTGCCATTATAAACGATGAAATTGAAGTAGTTAATGCTGCTCCTTCAATACCCCAAATTGGAATCAAAAACCATCCTAAAATAAATGTAATCACAGCTCCAATAATTAAAATATACATAGGTATTTTAGGTTTGCCAATTCCTTGAATAATTGTTGCTGAAATAGCATAAATTGAATAAAATCCCATTCCAATTACTAAAATTGATAAAGCTCCTGCTCCACGCATATACTCTAAGTTAATAAAAAATATTAATCCTAAAATTTCTTTTGCAAACACAGAAATTCCCAAACATGTTGGAATTACAAAAAATAAGCCATACTTATAAGAATT of Methanobrevibacter oralis contains these proteins:
- a CDS encoding potassium channel family protein, yielding MYIIIMGGGRVGLSLANLLIEDGFDITLIENDESLCAEVAAELDALVICGNGTSSKLLEETNIEDADYFVATTGNDEANLLSCILVKKYNVPNIIARVSNPDHEEAFKAVGINNVISPEITAAGYLEKLVTRPNVADLITLGEGDGEIIEMTITNKKIVGKRIEEISPTKDYIIISINENGKIEIPQKDHVIARGEKVSVLVKRGAFNKLSKKLEG